From Neomonachus schauinslandi chromosome 4, ASM220157v2, whole genome shotgun sequence:
GATACCAAGTGAAATTTAGAAGAAGACGAGGTATGGTCAGTTACTCGTGTTCACAGTATTAGAAGATCTGCAGTGGAATAGACTTTCTtaagttacttttttctttcagaggGTAAAACTGATTATTATGCCCGGAAACGCTTGGTAattcaagataaaaataagtaCAACACACCTAAATACAGGATGATAGTTCGTGTAACCAACAGAGATATCATTTGTCAGGTAAGTTATATTCTAAACTTAAGGAATGGATGGTAAACCTCACCCCTAGAAGTCACTGCTAGAGAAGTTGTACTTGGGAAGCAAAACATATGTATGGATTAGAAGGTCCCTCTAGTGCCTGGCATTCTAAAAACATTGAGTAGTACTTTTCCTTTTAGTAGGTCTGAAGTTGGAGCTTGAGTGGGGAGGGTGGTACTGGAAAATACTCTCTTGAAAATCAGCCATGTCTGGCACTCCTGACCAAACTCATTTAATCTCATTTTCTAATGGGGGAAAAGAGGATTAGAGAAAGCTAGGCTACTGTGCTATTTTATAGGGGTAGGAGGATAAATTTGAGGCACACTAGAAGGTTCTTGTACATTGCAGTTCAGTAGAATCATAGAATTTGTCAGGGACTAAATCCTGACGTGTTGTACAGCCTTATGTGCCACATAACCACTCCTCACTGAAGAGGTAGGTAGTTGTGAAGGTTTAATTAGGCTCTTAAGATTGTTTTTATTCCTGCTTATTGTTGGAAGTAAGTTTTGATAAATACGTATGAAGGTTTCTCCCACGTAGAAGACCTCCACAAAGTGGCAGGTTGCTCCTGGAAGCTAGTTTTCTGGGCTTTTACAACTAGAGAAAATTTTCACAGTTAAGATTTGCTGAGTCTTTGCAGGGGGCAGGCACATCTGTTTTCTGGGCAAACTAATTTGTTGGTTGTGAAGACAATGTTCCTTCATACCTAAGTTCAGATAACTAAACACTGTCAGAAACATTGGACTTTGATACGCTTAATTCAAAAGATGTTTGAAGTAATTGGAGATTCCTTTTGACTTTTCACGGTGCCTCTTTAATTCGTTGGCTAATGCAGCTAAGAGGCTTTTCAGTATTATTAGGAACAACAGTCTCTAACTTATTCCAAAGGCATTTCAGTGTTTACTGTCTATATGGTAATTTTAGCTCTATTTGTGACATTATTGTGacaaacatttacagaaataGTTGACCAAGCCACAAACGCATTGAGTGGGGTTAACAAAGATTCTGAGTGTTGTAGATTTgtctccagctttttttttttttaagtcctttgaAAAAGAAGGTATCTAGGACAAGTATCAAACAGTTGAAATCACAGATGACTaacctgctttttctctttcagattgCTTATGCCCGCATAGAAGGAGATATGATAGTTTGTGCGGCTTATGCTCATGAACTCCCAAAGTACGGTGTGAAGGTTGGCCTGACAAATTATGCTGCAGCATATTGTACCGGCCTGCTGCTGGCCCGCAGGGTATGTagaagataactttttttttttaagattttatttatttgagagagagagagactgagagagagcatgaggagggggagggtcagagggagcagactccctgcccagcagggagcctgatgcgggactcgatccagggactccaggatcatgacctgagccgaaggccgtcgcttgaccaactgagccacccaggcgccctagaagatAACTTTAAGTAATATATTTTGGAACCAGCTCATTTTTTGAGTTGTCTGCGAGATAGATGTTGATACATGAGTAAGATACCCTCAGCTGTGGCTTCTGGGAGTACCTGCTGTTGAGCTGTTGCTTACAGGGTCATCAAGGAggacagttttaaaaatacagaatttgagggggtgcctgggtggctcagtcgttaagtgtctgccttcggctcaggtcacgatcccagggtcgtgggatcgagtcccacgtcaggttccttgctcagcagggagcccgcttctccctctgcccctgcttgtgctttctctctgatAAAAATACAGACTTTGAGACAGATCTGTCTGGggaggtttttctgttttgttgccCTGTTGGGTAGATTTAGATCAGTGGAATCTAAACTGAAGAATgatagccaccagccacatgtggatATTGAGCACATGAAATGTGGCTGGTGCtgctgaggaactgaatttttaccTTAATTTGAATAGCCGTTTCTGGCTAGTTAGTGGCTGCCTTGTTGGACCATGCAGATGTTGGCTACTCAGTAGTATAGATCTTCTGGCTATCAATCagtgtacatttaaaatgtaggCTTTACTCTACGCCcttggaatttatattttaacaggATGTCCAGgttatttatatacatgttaaagtttgagaaacaatgTCTTAAATTTggcgggggaagggggtgggcaggCATGGGTATGGGATTCagttttttaattatctttgccTCTGGGTGGCAGCATTTCCAGTAATATGCAGAAAGATGAAAATgtgattttgctttatttttgttttctcagttaCTGATCTTGTTGTGCATTGGAATTGTTAAGCATGCATCATTGTTAGGGACCTATATCTTCACTGATTATAAATATGTTTGAGTGAGGGTGGGGAACAATGTCATATGAGAGCAACATGGTATACAAAGTCACACTGTGGTGAAGCAGTAGCTAGGTGCACTAGCAGAGGATTCACCCTTATTAACATAATGTAGTTGGAGAATAGCGCCATCTCTTATGCCCCGATGCTTCTAAGATTTTAatcaaattaatcaaaattacaTGTAACATTTAATACTTGGTTCTTGAGTTATTGTAGCCAAATAGGACTGAAAAAATTATGGAGAATAAATTCCTTGAATAGATAATGGTTACATGTTAATGGGTTACTACATAAATCAAGTATGGACATGTAGGAAAGATTCAGAAGCTATAAGACAAAGGTGTGAAACTGAATGTTTGAAGTTTCTTTTTGTAGCATCTTAAAAGTAAATTGGTACAGAGGGATAAGTggattttgaaggaaaatttttCTAGGTATCAGGTCATTAAAGTTGTGACCTGATAACGTTAGAATTGTTTGAATATATTTAGactgttttttttgttattaGCTCCTCAATAGGTTTGGCATGGACAAGATCTATGAAGGCCAAGTGGAAGTGACTGGAGATGAATACAATGTGGAAAGCATTGATGGTCAACCTGGTGCCTTCACCTGCTATTTGGATGCAGGGCTTGCCAGAACTACTACTGGAAATAAAGTTTTTGGGGCCCTCAAGGGAGCGGTGGATGGAGGCTTGTCTATCCCTCACAGGTAATACCGTATTCAAGGCTTCATTGTTTGGACTCCCAGTATTTCCATTTCTAACTGGTTGGACTATGGAGATTACTGAATGAATCAATTAAATTAAGTAGCTatccttgtgttcctgctatATGCTTAGTACTCTGCAAAAGGAACCTGGCAGGGCAGGAAGGAATTGTAATGCGTTTTATAAATGAGTTTGAGGTTGTTCAAGGTTGTGGAGCCAGTAGTGGAAAAGCCAGGGTTGAAACAACTAGCTTTTGTGTTGTGGCTTAGTTTTGGTTAGAAATGAGCAACTCCAGTCCACTCCCCTCccagtgtattttcttttcattgagaATGAAAATTGTTTTACTCAGTTATGGAAAACTGTCAACTctagaaaaagaatttgagaaaaggCTTATGAGAGCTTTCAGCTGGAAGTAAGATTATAGACCATTCACATAAGTTAAATAGGTTTTGATTTGGTAGTTCCTTtggttttgagttaatttttgttattgttgagtagatgcatctttaaaaagtgattaattAGCTTCTTAGGGATATTTTAGTGGTTGGTAAATCCCTAACAAAAATTTCTTCTGGCTGTAGGTTTTGGGGTTGGGGAGGTTAGCCTTTAAAATGTAACCTAACTGGAACTTCTATAATGGTAGGGCATATTTTTTTGAGGACCTGCAGGTCTCTTGCAAGACACCTATCCGAGGTGGTCTTGAACAAATTACTTTTTCCCATGTGCCCTGAGGCAGCCCTGAGAAAGTCTAGGATTTGGAGGGAGCAGATTTGAAACTCTTTCCTATGTTTATAAGGAGAACTAACTTTAGTGTTGGGCACTTGGTTTTCATGGCTTTAAAGGTGTTTGTAGCatgattttctcttccttcctggaaTTCAGAGATTAGCTGCTGAATGATGATATCCCACTAACTGAGCGGTCAGTAGTTGGTCCTTTGGTTGCATATGATGCAATTAATTGTTTCAAGACGGGACTGATGGCAGCTACTGAAATGAATTCCTGCTAGTAAACTGATTTTAATCCTTAatactaaaatatgaaaaactttattttagtaCCAAACGATTCCCTGGTTATGATTCAGAAAGCAAAGAATTCAATGCAGAAGTACATCGAAAGCACATCATGGGTCAGAATGTTGCAGATTATATGCGTTACCTAATGGAAGAAGACGAAGATGCTTACAAGAAACAATTCTCTCAATACATAAAGAACAACGTAACTCCAGACATGgtaaaaattttaactaaaaatgcCTGTGTTGGTTAATTTATAGAGTCAGGTTTACTACTTGGTTTTTGTGGTTACattaatagttttttctttttaaagattttatttatccatttgacagagataccacaagagagggaacacaagcagggggagtgggagagggagaaacaggcttcctgctaagcagtgagcccaatgcggggctctatcccaggaccctaggatcacgacccgaactgaaggcaggcacttaacgactgagccacccaggcgccccactgaaattaatagttttatttcagGTTAACAGTTAAAAGTTGAACCATGAGTATGTTAACAGGTATAGATAGACTCAGATAAGCTGTTCTTATCTTAAAGTGGAAGGACATGAAATTGGGATACTGGGTGAGGGTAAGTTAAAAGTCAGATAGGGTAATTATAAAGAGCTAGACTTACCAACATGCTTTTAGGAATTTTTAGATAACTGAAGGGTAGCAGGCTTCAAGCATCTAAATCTAAAGCCTTTGGTGGCTTTTACACATTTGGCTGTTCTGAATTTATAGACTTCATTCCTGTGGTCATAGTTAGAATCCTCTATCCTGATAGGAGATGCTAGTTACTAAACTTACTTTGAAGCCGTGTGGAAGAAAGGTTCTTTATAGCAAGTAAGTTCTATGTTCTGAACTTTCTGAATGTCTCAGGTATGCACATGGAGAGTTGTACTGATTAGATCACTAGTTCTGCTTGATGTTGCAAATGGGAATTTAATGTTGGAAATTTTATCAGCCTAAAGTTATATCTTCAAGGCTATTTATTAACACATTGTAGTAATGGAAGATGATAGGCATAGAACACAAAAATAGCACTGGTTTTTATAAAACTTGTATACAACTATGGAGTTGTGGATAAATTGATGTTACATTATCAAATGACTGTTCTGTTAGTGCATAATTTCTATTTTCACACAGCTTTGGTTATGAGAATTTGAGAGCATGAGTGAGTGcgtagtgggagagggacagagggtgaggcTCCACACCAGCATGCGGGGGGGgcctcagtctcaggaccctgggatcatgacctgagccagaatcagagtcagatgcttaactgat
This genomic window contains:
- the RPL5 gene encoding 60S ribosomal protein L5 isoform X1, with product MGFVKVVKNKAYFKRYQVKFRRRREGKTDYYARKRLVIQDKNKYNTPKYRMIVRVTNRDIICQIAYARIEGDMIVCAAYAHELPKYGVKVGLTNYAAAYCTGLLLARRLLNRFGMDKIYEGQVEVTGDEYNVESIDGQPGAFTCYLDAGLARTTTGNKVFGALKGAVDGGLSIPHSTKRFPGYDSESKEFNAEVHRKHIMGQNVADYMRYLMEEDEDAYKKQFSQYIKNNVTPDMMEEMYKKAHAAIRENPVYEKKPKKEASFLRAQERAAES
- the RPL5 gene encoding 60S ribosomal protein L5 isoform X2, which translates into the protein MGFVKVVKNKAYFKRYQVKFRRRREGKTDYYARKRLVIQDKNKYNTPKYRMIVRVTNRDIICQIAYARIEGDMIVCAAYAHELPKYGVKVGLTNYAAAYCTGLLLARRLLNRFGMDKIYEGQVEVTGDEYNVESIDGQPGAFTCYLDAGLARTTTGNKVFGALKGAVDGGLSIPHSTKRFPGYDSESKEFNAEVHRKHIMGQNVADYMRYLMEEDEDAYKKQFSQYIKNNVTPDMMEEMYKKAHAAIRENPVYEKKPKKEVKKKRWNRPKMSLAQKKDRVAQKKASFLRAQERAAES